From Styela clava chromosome 6, kaStyClav1.hap1.2, whole genome shotgun sequence, one genomic window encodes:
- the LOC120331627 gene encoding dynein regulatory complex subunit 5-like has protein sequence MEFAVTSRYVAMVTSSRCLAVVVFVSASAFWKGDGFVSKSVKPVPVVIIYVSFLYSFEKRLPELIINMVVKDRRSNVKKDSLQPSAAPTIPNDTKVLRRIIAEDPDWSLATVPLLKDLVINHIVDNFEKNPILKELHPKDKNKVLDKIAPKIDIIVTAHLVEDESYWKRCCKAKYHICDVTNYGGSWKRMFFERYMQDVVENFVPEKTSDDVVTNAIPLCSKYVKRLDIKQLLPPVKEPTKPGVQEEEASDMGSDAGTESPEMDHFEFGELLEKLPNLEEFKVTYGVRDCGMNFEWNLFQFTQRDCLLVAKALRSCTWLKKICVHKSKVDDAKVRVLVSNLLDHPCLTNLDLSHNCIGDKGARGIAKLINNRCPNLTSITLCDNIIRQEGAKAIAYSITKNSKLKALNLRLNRMGDVGGQAIAKALLNNNTLEDINLSCNDLTEPSAAVFSQVLISNTALTTISLSGNRIGPDGGKQLQEGMEENSTITELDLRLTESGQESEYCIQQVLKENQEKARLKELERIPSASTVAT, from the exons ATGGAATTCGCTGTAACAAGCAGATACGTTGCCATGGTTACTAGCTCGCGTTGTTTAGCAGTTGTGGTTTTTGTCTCCGCCAGTGCTTTTTGGAAAGGTGATGGCTTTGTTTCTAAAAGCGTAAAACCTGTTCCTGTAGTTATTATATACGTTTCGTTTTTATACTCGTTTGAGAAACGGTTACCGGAACTGATAATCAACATGGTCGTTAAAGACAGAAGATCCAATGTTAAAAAAGATTCTTTGCAACCTTCAGCAGCACCCACGATTCCCAATGATACAAAGGTTTTAAGAAGAATAATTGCAGAAGATCCTGATTGGTCATTAGCAACAGTACCTCTTTTGAAAGATTTAGTGATAAACCATATTGTTGACAATTTTGAAA AAAATCCAATACTGAAAGAACTTCAtccaaaagataaaaacaaagtTCTTGATAAAATTGCACCAAAAATAGATATCATTGTAACAGCTCACTTGGTTGAAGATGAATCCTATTGGAAAAGATGTTGTAAAGCTAA ATACCACATATGTGACGTCACCAATTATGGTGGAAGCTGGAAAAGGATGTTTTTTGAAAGATATATGCAAgatgttgtggaaaattttgTACCAGAGAAAACTAGCGATGATGTAGTTACAAACGCCATTCCCCTATGCTcgaaatatgtcaaaagattagACATCAAACAACTTCTTCCTCCTGTAAAAGAACCAACGAAACCCGGAGTTCAAGAGGAAGAAGCATCAGATATGGGAAGTGATGCAGGAACGGAAAGTCCTGAAATGGACCACTTTGAATTTGGAGAACTTCTGGAGAAACTTCCGAATTTGGAAGAATTCAAAGTAACTTATGGCGTGCGAGATTGTGGAATGAACTTTGAATGGAATCTTTTTCAATTCACACAACGAGATTGTCTTCTAGTTGCAAAAGCACTGCGATCCTGCAcatggttgaaaaaaatatgtgtTCATAAAAGCAAGGTAGATGACGCAAAAGTGCGAGTTTTAGTTAGCAATCTTCTCGATCATCCTTGCCTCACTAATCTGGATCTTTCACATAATTGCATCGGTGATAAGGGTGCAAGAGGAATCGCAAAACTTATTAACAACAG ATGCCCAAACCTCACTTCAATTACCCTTTGTGATAACATCATAAGACAAGAAGGAGCAAAAGCAATTGCATATTCCatcacaaaaaattcaaaattgaaggCTCTCAACCTGAGATTGAACAG AATGGGTGATGTTGGTGGTCAGGCCATTGCAAAAGCACTTTTGAACAACAACACATTAGAAGATATCAACTTATCATGTAACGACTTGACTGAACCATCAGCTGCTGTTTTCTCTCAAGTTCTCATATCTAACACTGCATTAACAACAATAAGTCTTTCAGGAAACAGAATTGGGCCA GATGGTGGCAAGCAACTTCAAGAAGGCATGGAAGAGAACAGCACAATCACAGAGTTGGATTTGCGATTGACAGAATCTGGTCAGGAAAGTGAGTATTGTATCCAACAAGTTCTCAAAGAGAACCAAGAAAAAGCAAGATTAAAGGAATTAGAGAGAATTCCTTCAGCATCTACAGTCGCCACATAA
- the LOC120331628 gene encoding methionyl-tRNA formyltransferase, mitochondrial-like translates to MLRKTTRVILNHSNVQWHNLFPIRYRRLSVLFFGSDVFSKACLKSLHNNSKLSAESGKAVDKLGVVCLPEKQSKLPVKIFADKEKIPIFTYPEFPRDCKYDIGVVVSFGKLLPKKVIKSYKFGMINVHGSILPKWRGASPLAHTIMNGDRNAGITVMEIKSGKFDHGRILAQSEVIKVKQEWTSEDLGIALEDIASKCLLKCLGNIELYLENAKEQTGEISYAPKITTGHSNISWEAQTAEEIYRKYKAFGFNKDFVLRTNYQEKGVKLQKMTRLDMEEIPQGLVEKTIPGDVHFDKKSKTIYVRCKDTFVGITKLVYGKPLAAQDFYNGSMQARIKQGEKIRFE, encoded by the coding sequence ATGCTGAGAAAGACAACAAGAGTAATTCTTAATCATAGCAATGTACAATGGCATAATTTATTTCCCATTAGATACAGAAGATTATCAGTGCTGTTTTTTGGCAGTGATGTGTTTTCTAAGGCATGTCTAAAATCACTTCACAATAACTCAAAACTGTCAGCTGAATCTGGTAAAGCTGTGGATAAACTAGGGGTTGTCTGCTTACCTGAGAAGCAGAGCAAATTACCTGTTAAAATATTTGCGGACAAAGAAAAAATCCCTATATTTACATATCCAGAGTTTCCGAGAGACTGCAAGTACGATATTGGTGTAGTTGTATCATTCGGGAAATTATTACCTAAGAAAGTCATCAAGTCTTACAAATTTGGAATGATAAATGTACATGGAAGTATATTACCAAAATGGAGAGGTGCTTCACCATTAGCACACACTATAATGAATGGTGATAGAAATGCTGGAATCACTGTCATGGAGATTAAGTCTGGCAAATTTGACCATGGGCGCATATTAGCACAGAGTGAAGTAATAAAAGTGAAACAAGAGTGGACTTCAGAAGATCTTGGAATTGCTCTGGAAGATATTGCATCAAAATGCTTACTCAAATGTCTTGGAAATATTGAATTGTATTTGGAAAATGCCAAAGAGCAAACTGGCGAGATCTCATATGCACCTAAAATAACTACTGGACATTCCAATATTTCGTGGGAGGCACAAACTGCAGAAGAAATTTATAGGAAGTATAAGGCATTTGGATTTAACAAAGACTTTGTATTACGGACGAATTACCAAGAAAAAGGGgttaaattacaaaaaatgacaAGACTAGACATGGAAGAAATTCCTCAAGGCTTGGTTGAAAAAACTATACCGGGAGATGTTCATTTTGACAAGAAATCCAAAACAATTTATGTAAGATGTAAGGATACATTTGTGGgaataacaaaattagtttatGGTAAGCCATTAGCAGCTCAAGATTTTTATAATGGATCAATGCAAGCAAGGATAAAACAGGGCGAGAAAATCAGGTTTGAATGA